The region CGATGGGGCAATTTGGAATgggtacatatatatgaaattaGAACCGATGTACTTATGAAGTTaggattttatgttttgtggacatatatatatttaaatgtaTGTGTAATGAAGTGTAAGTATCTGTAGGTTTGTAGAATTTTACTTTAATGGCTTCTAAATAGAAGTATTGCcttctccggcatacttgttcAGAAGTTTGTTCACAACATTGCCGATAACGGCATACtatactcttttgtaaatttaacttttgcctcctccggcatgagcactttttgttttgctgATGATAATGCACTAActgtttttggtttaaaaaaataaaaaaaatgaaaacctcctctaccttcatccaatttaaatcaaatgcctGCAACAGTTATTGCAATTAGAGGATTGACGCAactggactaatttatacttctatataaacctTAACTTTGCcttctccggcatacttgttatgaaattggttcacAACATTGCCGATAACGGCATACTattctcttttgtaaattgaacttttgcctcctccgcatgagcactttttgttttgatgatgataatgcAATAAgcgtttttggtttaaaaaaataaaaaaattgaaaacctcctctaccttcatccaatttaaatcaaatgcatCGCAAATGTTGTTGCAATTAGAGGATTGATGCAAccggactaatttatacttctatataaaccagaaattttgccttctccggcatacttgttatgaaattggttcataACATTGCCGATAACGACATACTATTCtctttgtaaattgaacttttgcctcctccgcatgagcactttttgttttgtgatgataatgCAATAAtcgtttttggtttaaaaaaataaaaaaattgaaaacctcctctaccttcatccaatttaaatcaaatgcacAACAGCTATTGCAATTAGAGGATTGATGCAAgcggactaatttatacttctatataaaccgaAATTTTGCATTCTCcgcatacttgttatgaaattggttcataACATTGCCGATAACGCATACtatactcttttgtaaattgaacttttgcctcctccgcatgagcactttttgttttgccGATGATAATGCAATAAGCtcgtttttggtttaaaaaaataaaaaaattgaaaacctcctctaccttcatccaatttaaatcaaatgcccgcaacattttatacttatataaacaattagaggattgacgcaactggactaatttatacttctatataaaccagaaattttgccttctccgacatacttgttatgaaattggttcggAAAGTTGCCGGTAACGGCATACTGTACGCTTTTGTAAATTGACCTTTTGCCTCACTGTACACTTGCCTTAATTCAAGTTTAAATCGATAAGCATTgcacgatttaaattgaatttattattattacaatttcaagtaaataagcattgtatactaatttaattaaggtataaagtaattaaaatcgAACAAAGCAACAAATCCAATCAATTCTATTTTTGTTGATTAATTTTATCATGCGCAATTTTCAATCCGAGCCGTATGTCATCTGTTTCTTAATAATCAGGTCGTAGaagatgatttttttcaaatattaacaatctaaactcaataaaatcgttaaattgagttgaattaagatTTGTACCTTTTACAGATGTTGTAGCAGCAAAATCAATTGAGAAATCTGGCTTGGAACAACGATttgaataatgtgaaaaattggGAACGAAGTTGGCCTGGGTTAACGATATGAAAGAAGCAAGGATTTGAGAATAACGatatttgtttttatatgtaACGGTCGGGGTAATAATGTcttttttactatgttgcttttGCTCGGAAGggcaataattaaagaccaccattttgaggggcaaaatctaaagaccagcccaaaagagGGGCATTCGCGCCAATTGCCCACTGTTTTATGGGTAGGGCCTATCTTTAATTAGGAACAAATTTGATAGGCCCGTGTTTGATTCCTCTCCCGTGGAAACAAAATATCTGTACTTCAATCACTCTAACCCCTTATTTCCAAAAGATATTAGGTGTTTGTTTCGTTTTAATTTTGAGATAATTGCGCAAAAGTACAATCCACAACACTACATTGCACCTACAGTAGTTAAGTTTTTAAGTTTTCATTCGCATAGCCACTCTTTTCTTATAGCAGTGTTCAGAAATTCGATATACACCATGATATAAaactctgtttttttttttttttttttttttttttttttttttttaataatgtttAAAAACTCAGTACACAAAATTATACACCCAGTATACAAACATTATACAAATTTATAAGATTTctttatacacccatatacactaTTATGCAACATTAGACACAGTTATAACAGGTGTttatacactcgtatacaccaAAAACTGACTTTGTCTTCTTCATCGTGCCTCTTCTAAAATTTAACTCAAATCCAGCTCAAATCTACTCTAAACACTTCAAATTTAAGTTTTGAACTCCTCTTGATGTTTAGAATAAATCAGAACAACACCCAATACAAATAACTAACAAACTCGAAAAACCCAaatctaaaatttaaaactctAATTCAAATCTACTCCAAATTACTTcacatttaaattttaaacccGTTTAAAACTTGTAACTAGTTATGGAATCTGGCGGGGTCGGATCTGATAGCTCTATAGTGGTAGAGCCTCTGTAGAAGAAAGTAAATTGGAAAAAGAGGATGATGGTCAAAAACAAGTGAAAGAGAGGAGAGGGCACTGCTGTTGAAGGCCAGTTTGCGTAAGATTTTAAAATACGGGTCAATTTTGATAGCATTATTATTTCAGTTATATttacacataattaatttcttaacCATTTAAGGTTTTTAATGTTTTTAAATATTCCTCTTTATTGAACTTTGGGTATTACCTTCATTAAGTTATTAAGttataaataactttaaaaaaacgTACATGCGTAGGTATAAGGGTGATTAAAGGGAGTTGAAAAATAGAATCAAATCGGGAAGGATCGATATTCAtctggtttgatttgattttgatctttaattaaaaattgataaaattttgtttgattttgattttatgtAAAATGTATCGGAAAAAGCAAACCAaatttagtttatatatatatatattactattatatataagagcaaatgtgaggacttttgtagtcctcacaataatttcccaattttttaaaaactttttaattaattacttttatgtcctaatcttatttatttaagtcaatttttttgttttttgtttttaaagtctacttttcaaaagctatcgaacctggggacttttgtagtcctcacaataattttcaatttttttttaaaactttttaattaattacttttaggtcctaatcttatttatttaagtcaatttttttgtttttgtttttaaagtctacttttcaaaagctatcgaacctcctacctcatttttcacgttatttgattttctgattggtgctcgagcaaatgtgaggacttttgtagtcctcacaataatgtacataagccgacgaggctaacaaaatgatatccaaaatataggccgacaaggccaaacacatctaaccatatacacatgtctacgagcctctaaggagagtatgtcacatcatataggtgGACAGacccccgccatgcccataaatatgtacacaaaagaataaataccaaaagctgtagctccgaatgaaatggagctccgctatgttgTCCCTGAGTAATGAAGCTAtagatcaagtctgtctccctggccatcTGCGGCcatgacacagcgtccacaaacaaaaggacgtcagtttGAGCCCGGACTTAGACAttcttattattttaaatttttgaaaaataaatatcgATGGTTAGTTAGTTAACAGCCCCACGGAATCAAAACAATAGTTCTTGGAAGATATGAtttcttataattaattaattttattctaaTAATTTCCgtacaaaattttaaattaaaattaacagaattttaatttaaagagaaaatgtgaggacttttgtagtcctcacaataatttcccaattttttaaaaactttttaattaattacttttatgtcctaatcttatttatttaagtcaatttttttgttttttgtttttaaagtctacttttcaaaagctatcgaacctgggaacttttgtagtcctcacaataattttcaaattttttttaaaactttttaattaattacttttaggtcctaatcttatttatttaagtcaatttttttgtttttgtttttaaagtctacttttcaaaagctatcgaacctcctacctcatttttcacgttctttgattttacgattggtgctcgatatccgcatttgagcccaattaatccgatAATTCGCACTttcgcgcctattcggggggagcgcttcctccaaagatttttttccatatccatgttcgaaacCCTAATCCCTGATTAAGAGAGGAGCAGCTCCATCTGCtgtacaagttaaattatgtatttgtcttaaaagttcattaactatgtatagattatttatttagaactaaataacttcagaaaattaggatacataagttataatgtcaaattcgattagaatttgatttgaattaaataatttcatcaaaatggaagttaaaatattaaaggagtggaatgaaaattttgctttcatataactacccacttgtgggactacaattGGTATAtggtggtggttgttgttgttgtacacttgtactaacacaaattatatttctttagttaaaatatctacttttatatcttgagtttggacccgggcttagcacgggcctcacataactagtatatatatatatatatatttgtttaccCGTAAAATGGTTTAGTTGAATTTGTACACGGAGTCGGGGACACGTAGATCAGAGAAACCAATAAGATTAAGATGCTCGTATCTAACTATTGTAAATAGACGcaaataagataaagaaagagagagagccTGGATTATGGATGCTTATCCAAGGTTAGACTCCTCTGGTTATCGATGAGCCGTTATTATGGAGCTTAGTAAAGCAATAACAAGAATATAAAGTGTACAAATATGTGAGAGTAAAAACTGTGTGTATTAGCTTGAATATCGTGTCTTACAATAGGAATTACCtcctctatttatacttggagcTAGGGGAACATATTCCATGTGTCACGTCCCTGCTCATAATAAGCCTTAAAGGCATGATGATAATGTACAAGAAAGAGGGTCATAGAATGGTAATAATAGTCAATTTGTAACGCTCCAGCTGTGAAATAACGGATGGCCATTAGGCCACTCAGGCCCGGAGAAGCTACACGTTACACCGGACCTACAGCTTCTTCCCATACCATAGATCTTCCCCCTGTGGCAGTGATGCTAACTCATCCGAAGTCTCATCCTTCGTGCCACGTGTCTCGACCACATTGGTACAGCTGGATCCTTTATATTTTACCCAATACAAtagttatatataattttaaaacgtTATAGTATATATGAATTTTTTGTACTCTTGGTGTGTAGTGGTGTGCAGAGCTTTCAATACGAAGGGTAACAATCATCCAAAGAAGCTGTTAAAGTAAATAACGTAAAGTGAAAAGATAAAAACGTGTAGTAGTATGTTTTTCTAATCCTAGTGTCCTATATGCACTAAACAATTACATATTTATTTCTAATTAAATGTTACCAAAAGCGTGAAACTGCAATACTCCATCCTGGCAAAGGAAAGCTCATACACCCCATTTCATATCAAATTAGGTTTCTAAATTTGATCCATATCGTACTTGGTCAAGAATTTCTTCTCCTATAAATTAATTAGCAATGAAGCACATTGTATTTGCAAAGTAAACCTAACTTCTCATAACATTCTTCCAATATGAGAAACCACAGTCAATTTGTTTTTTCCTGCATCGTTAACCAACtttcacaaaaacaaaaattatcaAAGAATGCTCATCAATCGTCTTCTTCTTTACCCCTTTTAAACATTATCTCATCCTTACGGATTCGACATGGTAGTTGGTATATACCATCTTCATATAATTTAACACAACCACAAGTACTCTACCGTCGTCGAGTGCAAACCCTATCGAATAATATCTATCTCACCCCTTCTGTTCTCATGTCCGACGTCAAATTCTACcttgaaatttcaaaattatttgGGAATTGGAACGCGGTGTATCAAGATCAACGTGACGCGATAGTGGAAAGTACAATGACACAAGTGCGTAGTATCGCTGAGTCTAACAAGGGTCATCACGGAGTGTTGGAATTATCTGTGGATGTAAAATTGGAATACGACCATGTTTTTGATTATAGGATTTTGTTTCCGGAAGAGCATGGTATGGTGCCAGCTAGTAAATCATCCATGCAGTTATTAAAGAAGATGGAGATTGATGAAAAAAATACCAAGGACGAATGTATAGTGTGTTTAGAGGAGCTTGTGACGAAGGAATCTGATCATGACATACTTAGCATGCCTTGTTCTCATATGTTCCATGGAGAGTGTATCACCAAGTGGCTCGAGACAAGCCATTATTGCCCTATTTGTCGCTATGAGATGCCCAAGGAGAAAGAAGATCAGACTTGTGCCAGTTGAACAAACCACCAATTAAATTTTACAACTTATCGCAGTGTGTGTCTTCGGAGCGGCACGTATGCAAGAATTGGTACCGATAAATAGTTTTAGAAAATCTTTTGAGATAATGCATATGTGTAGAAATAGTAGGAAACATTAGTTGATATGATTCCATGGGATTTCTTTATTATACAATATCATAAACTCTTAGTTGTTTTTAATGCTTTAATTTTTATGGATGCGAGATCATattgttttgatattttgatttgaaaagttCTAGTTTGTGCTCGGTTTCACATACTAGTAAACAGTACTAAGGAACATTACGGTTTATCTCCATGGGATTTCTTTATTATACAATATCATGAGAAGGCATTTTATCTCCAACATCATGGCATTATAATTAAGACCACTAAACTAAGACAAATATCTATGCCTCACTCCCAAACAAGGTAAAATCGACTTTATAATTCTCGCTCATTTTAGATCATAGCATTATATGAAGCGTCAGACATGTTATTTGAATGCTTTAAAGAAGtgggaaagaaaaataaagaaggaaaaccTCTGTTTTTACCATACAATGTCATAGACCTGCCCTGAATAGAGGCAGATCAAGAATATTAAAACTTAATGTGTTTGACTTTTAAAATCTTACGATTGAATCTATTGCACTTTTCAAAATTATGGGTTCGACATCTAATAGTTGTTGTAATTTTAGTAATTGTTACCTAAATACATATACTCAGTGTCGAAAATGCTAAGAGTCAATCCGTAGCAAACATGTTACATCCACCTCTGTTGAAGATTGCAACATGTTTAACACCAAAGAATCATATTCTGAGTTTACCCTAATTTTAAAGCAAGGCACAGAACATTTATTTACACCAATATATTAACAAAGGCACTTCAGTGATTCCTTTTCTCCCTGCCAAGGCATTGCATCAAATTATTTGATCTTTCTGCAATGCTGCTATATACCTGTTAACATGGCACTTTCAGGTCAAATTGTCTGGCAAAGTTTATTGTCCACGCCAGATTTTAGGAGTCGCCAAAGCATTCTGCTATTGAAAACTCCAAATGCAAAAATCACCAAACTAAATGAACAAAAACTCAAAATAGGAAGTATCAGGAGCAGACAGAGGTCCTTGATCGCGCATTCAATGGTCAATCCTGAAATTGGCAAACGTTCACTTTCACCATCCAACACAATCAAAAGATTCTATGCCAGCATAAATAACAAGGACCCGAACCAACTTTCCTTGCTCATATCTGAAGATTGTTTCTTTGATGATTTGTCATTCGCTCAATATTTCAAGGGAGAAAGGTTTGCCATTTTTTTCGATAAGGGTGTTCaagatataatatatatgtataaaaagtgATTTTCTCCAatatatgcaatataattttctatataCATAGTCTAATTTTCGGAGGAAGGTTGTTCTCCGGAGGCAATCCAGAATTTTGAGTTATGGGTTTTGGATTCTCGAAAAAGCAGTTTATCGATTTCTATATAGAATATTTATATAGAGTATATATTAAGTGGATTATATATTAAGTGGATTTCTTaatacaattattttttttaatatttttttttttttttttggctaaagcTACTGGATTCTATCGAATCCGTAACTAGAACTCTAGCTCTACCAGTGGTGTTCAGTTGACCATCCTTCTATCTATGTGGCTGACTCTTCAACTCCCTTTTGCAAAATTACGCAGGAGGCTTTAAAATTTCTGGAACAACTAACCACAAGCATGGGCCAAGACGCAGAATTAAGCATAGATAACATTTATGAAGGTGTTGACCTTACAGCAATAGTAAAATGGCATTTAGGTAAATAGTACCTTTAAAATTGAATTACAATTGCATTTTTTAACTTAAAGGAGTCATTATCATATCGAGGTACTTCAATTAATTATAACTGATTTCTAAATATGTATAGCTTAAATGCCCAAACTGAAAGAGCAGATACTTGTTATTGCAGAGTCGAAGAAGAAGGAAGTTCCCTTTACAAGAGGTTGCAGTTACTATGAATTATCAAGAGATTGAGAACAACTACTCATTAAGTAAAATAATCGACACCCATCAAATAAGTCATTTTAGATTTAATTTAAGCCTCTTACTTTATCAGCACAAGCATAAATATTGATGAACAAATAAGGCTTGCAGGAATGCTCAAGTTATTTCAGAATCATCTATGATACCAAGAATTTTGGTATGTCTATAACCTGCTTTTTTTAACATTGGCAAATAGAATCCTTAATTATCGTAGAGTTACTCACTActaaaatatcactttttaCCCACTGAAATTTCCCACTGAAAAATGTTTGGTGACTACTTATAACGAATGTtggtggaaaaagaaaaaactatatAATAGTGTTTTCACATAGAAAAAAATCAGAAAGTTTCCCAGCGTTTCAATGGGAACCTGTTTTTCACCATGTGTTTTCCCAGTGAGCTGGTTCGATGGGAATGAGGTGGGAAAATTatgttttataacacaaatttccACTGAATGTCGGCGGGATAAACCTCTGTTTCTAGTAATGATTGTTTCATTAACACCGTTTTCTTTGTCCTGTCAAAAAACAGGCAGTGTTCAATATGGTAACTTAAGTATTTGACACCCCTGAGGCTGCTAGGAGTATGTCAATCTTTTTTTGttacattttaaaatataacaaattaaaaaggaaaagaaaattctcacagggcatgattttttttttccctttgcaGGGTTTGTAAAGAACCACCGAGATACAGTTCAAATGTTACTAAATACCTACAAGATTGTTATGCAACCATTCATCAGTCCAATTCTTGATCGAGGCCTTCTGTCGTCGGTACCAGGTCTGATCGAGGCCTTCTGCCGCAGGTACCAGGTTTGCTTGGGCCAGCTCGCTCCCTAATTATGGAGAACCGTCTACTATATCTAGAACCTCATCGACCGTGCCGGGCATACCTTCTCTATCGATCATCTGATGCAgctttactccctccatctatTCCGGGGTGGAATGATCAACTTGTATCCCAAGGGGTCTCCTGGTATGATTACCAGTGCCGAGGATGATTTCGACCGTGGTTGGTGGGACCAGTTCGTTACAATGCAAATAGATTTTTTCCACCATCCATCTGAGAACCCCGTTCCAGAGACATGGAATTACATAAGTTTTCAAGCCTCttttctcctccttttcttCGCTTGTCATCACATAACCTCTTCAATTCTTATAGCTGCCCCTGTTGCTCCAGAGTTCATGCAGAGAATGTTTGACTCTGTAACTGCTGAAATCCGACAATTGTGTCAGGAAGTCCATATACACTCCGGGTGCGATGCCGTGAATCCAAATCCCTGAAGCATTCCCTTCGTTTGAGTGTTGACGAGACCAGACACCGACtggaagaagagatgaaaacCCTGCAGGCCAAAGATTCCGACCTCCAAAACCTTCAGGTGCGTGTCGACCGTCTGTCGAACGAACTGGAGGTCTGTCGGGGACGACACAAGAGTTCCAGAGCAACCCAAGCCCGCCTTAGGGCAAAGTGGGATAGCATGCAACAGTGCCGAGTTGGCCAGGACCAAAGGATCAACCTGATGCGTGATCTTGCAATCTTAAAGTCCCGGCAGGATGCTTTCCAGGAGGCCTTAGACAAGAAAGTGGACTTGGAAAAAGCTTTGATAGATGCTGAGATAGACTTTGCAGCGGCTGAATCTGCTATGGCAAACCTGAGGATATCTGAGGACAGTAGTTCTGATAGCGAAGATAAGGCTGCCTCTACTCCTGATGAGGGCGAGCCATCTTCTCCTTGATTCCCCAAAATATGGACGGGTCAACTCCTAGGCTTGCATGCCTTTTCCTTTGCCTTCAAGCCTCTCTATGTTATGAAGTTTTAATTTTGCTTCACAATTTTATtcttgcacacacacacacacacacacacacacacacacatatatatatacatatatatatatatatatatgtatatatatatatgtatatatatatgtatgtatgtatatatatgtgtatgtatatatgtatgtatatatatatatatatgtatgtatatgttgttgtCATTGCCTTAAAGACCTGGCCGATCTATTTGATTTTGCTCCAGAGATTTAGGGTGCAACTagccctttcttctaaaggatTCAGGTTTTAACAATTTTTAAATGCCTTCTTAGGAGTAGTTTTCGTCCGAATCGTGCTTAAATTGATTTGCGGACAAGTCCTTAGAATTTCTTTCGGGCTTTACCTTCTCTGTTAGAAGTTTTAAATGTTATAAGAAAGGGCCCTTATGTATCTGTGTTAAGAAAAGGACATCTCCTTATTCATTGTGGCATAAATGTTTTCGGCATAACGTTTACTTGTGTCAATTTACCGAACTCTGCTTGTCTTGGCAAAGAAATTCGCTTAACGTGGCTAAAATTTTTGCTTAACATGGCAAGGACAGTAATTGCTTAACATGGCAAGGAATATGAACAAGATATTTCAAAGCAAGAAacaattttcataaaatttcgAACACATGTAGACATTTCAACCGAGCAGTCCCCGGTATTAGTGTACCtcatcttatatatatgtagcccCCCAATGTTTGGAAGCAAAGAATGAGGTTCCAGACATTGAATGCCCCCAAGAAAATCTAATGACGACCAAACGGTactgcctcgttaaaaaccttgctGGAAAAACCCAATTCGGACAAAAAACGGacgaagggaaaaagagtgcaacaccaCCGGCCACAGTTCCCGGCTaagaataatatattttgagGAAACTTACATTCCAATTACAGGGGACTTCCTTTCCGTCTGCATCCTCGAGCTTGTACAAGCCTTTTTCGAGAATACCAATCACCTTATACGGGCCTTCCCAGTTCCGACCTAGTTTTCCAGCCTATGCGTCTCGAGTACTTTGAATGACCTTTCATAGCACCATGTCCCCGAGCTTGAAATGATGGAGATTGGTGCGATGATTATAGTATCGCTCCATCTGCTGCTTTTGAGCCATCATCCGAACGTACACGAGGTCTCTGTGCTTCTCCAATAGATCCAGCTGAACGGACATTGCCTCAGAGTTAGCCTGTTCTTGTGCTCAATCATATCGGGGGCTAGGAGCTCCAAATTCCACCGGGATCAATGCCTCCGCTCCGTATACCAGGGAGAAAGGAGTTTCACCGGTGCTGGATTTTGTCGTGGTTCTATATGCCCATAGCACTTCTGGTAACTTTAAAGGCCATGCTCCCTTGGCATCTTTTAATGTCTTCTTCATATTTAGGATAACGATCTTGTTTGTTGAC is a window of Lycium ferocissimum isolate CSIRO_LF1 chromosome 12, AGI_CSIRO_Lferr_CH_V1, whole genome shotgun sequence DNA encoding:
- the LOC132040954 gene encoding uncharacterized protein LOC132040954, whose protein sequence is MRNHSQFVFSCIVNQLSQKQKLSKNAHQSSSSLPLLNIISSLRIRHGSWYIPSSYNLTQPQVLYRRRVQTLSNNIYLTPSVLMSDVKFYLEISKLFGNWNAVYQDQRDAIVESTMTQVRSIAESNKGHHGVLELSVDVKLEYDHVFDYRILFPEEHGMVPASKSSMQLLKKMEIDEKNTKDECIVCLEELVTKESDHDILSMPCSHMFHGECITKWLETSHYCPICRYEMPKEKEDQTCAS
- the LOC132040976 gene encoding uncharacterized protein LOC132040976, with amino-acid sequence MKTLQAKDSDLQNLQVRVDRLSNELEVCRGRHKSSRATQARLRAKWDSMQQCRVGQDQRINLMRDLAILKSRQDAFQEALDKKVDLEKALIDAEIDFAAAESAMANLRISEDSSSDSEDKAASTPDEGEPSSP